The stretch of DNA CCGCCGTGTTCACGCCTACTACATTGCTGGTATCAAGCAGCCGGAAATCTCTCGGATAGAGGGCGTCCACAGCAGCAAGGTTAGCGTTGCCATCCGCCGGGGTCTGCGGAATATGCGCCGCTGCTATGATGGCCTTTTCCAAACAGAGTGAGGGCGTGCCTATGCAGACTATCAATCTCAAACAATATTATCCATTTTGCAAAGAGGACATTTTTTTGGAGGTGTCCGATGAGATCGTCGAAGCGTTTCTTCTGGATAAGAGAGCCGAGGCCGCCAGAGATCGCAAGATGTTCCGGTATAAGGCGTTTTATTCCCTCGATTGTAACGATGGAATCGAAAATGCTGCAATCGGCTGGGCGCAGCCATCGCCAGAGGATCATCTGATAGAAAAAGAGGAATTAGCCGAATACGAAGAACTGATACGGCGATTGTACGAAGCCATTTCTTCCCTGCCACCTATGCAGGCCCGCCGTGTCCATGCCCGCTATATGCTGGGTATGAAAGTGAAAGATATTGCCGCAATGGAGGGTATCACGCCATCACAGGCGGGAAAATCCATCCATGCCGCACTGCGGAGGCTGCGCCGGTACTTTGCTCGACAGAAATGGACGGTCAATCTATGAGTATTTCCAAAGAAAAGAGGTGCCTGACATGAACGAAAAAATTACAGCCCACCCCCAAAAAGAAGAACGGGAGAAAGTCCTGAAGGAGATTCGACAGCTTGAAAACCGCAAGAAGATTTTGGAGAACAAGCAGCGGAACGAAGAACGCAGGGTTCGCACCCGCCGCCTGATTGAGCGCGGAGCCATTTTGGAGGGTATTTTTCCGCTGCTTCCCAACCTTTCCGGCGCAGAGGTCAAAGCATTTCTGATTGCCCTGTCCCATCTTCCGGGGGCTGTGGAATTGACTGCAAACCTGCCAAAATCCGGGAACACGCCATAAGTCCCTTGTTTACAAGGGCGCACTTATACACCGTTGCCGGTGCTGTGCGCCCTGCCGGGGGCGTTGCGTACTTCGTCCGCGATGGGAAGCTACGCTCCCCAAACCCCTTGTGCGCTCTGCGCAGCCAGACACCCGCTTTGCGTTTGTCCGGCTCCACAGAGCCTGTTATCCCCTCACTAAAAGGAGGTGTTCCCCATAGATTTCTGTCATATCCCCGTCAGTATTATCAAGCGCAGCGCAGGCCGTTCTGCCGTTGCCGCAGCTGCTTACCGCAGCGGAACCAAGATGACAAATGAATGGGATGGAATGACCCACGACTACACCCGGAAAGGCGGCATTGTCCATGCGGAGATCATGCTGCCCGCCCACGCCCCGCCGGAATTTGCAGACCGTTCTATCCTCTGGAACAGCGTGGAGCAAATCGAGAAAGCAAGGGACAGCCAGCTTGCCCGCGAGATTGAAGCAGCCCTGCCCCGTGAACTGTCCGGCGAACAGCAGCTTGCCCTTGTGCGTGCCTATGTGAAGGACAACTTTGTAGACAAAGGAATGTGCGCCGACTTTGCTATCCATGACAAGGGAACCGGCAACCCTCATGTCCATATCATGCTGACGCTCCGGCCTCTGAAAGAAAATGGCGCATGGGGCGCAAAGTGCCGCAAGGCATACGATCTGGACGAGAATGGACAGCGTATCCCGGATGGGAAAGGCGGCTGGAAAAATCATCGAGAGGATGCGACCAACTGGAACGATAAAGGGAATGTGGAGATTTGGAGGGCAGCGTGGGCGGCCTACACCAACCGGGCGCTGGAATCTGCCGGCAGACCGGAGCGCATTGACCACCGCAGTTACAAGCGGCAGGGCATTGATAAGATTCCCTCTGTCCATCTGGGGCCAGCCGCCAGCCAAATGGAAAAGCGCGGCATCCGCACCGACAAGGGAGAAGTCAACCGGCAGATCGCCGCCGACAATAAGCTGCTGAAAGAAATCAAGGCCCGCATTACCCGTCTTTATCGCTGGTCGAAAGCCGAAACGGAAAAACCACAAACACAGCAAAGCAGCTTGACAGCTTTGTGGGAGGCTCAGCAGCAGTTGAACGCTCCCCACACCCGCACCGGCAAAATCCGGGCTTTGCAGGAAAGAGCTGCACTATTCAGCTTTTTGCAGGCAAACGGCATCCAGTCTATGCAGCAGCTTCATGAAAAAATCGCTGATATGAACAGCCATTACTATGACTTGCGTGGAAGGATCGTCAAGACCGAGCGCCGGATCGCCATTCTTACCGAACGCGGGGAGATGTGGGAACAGTACAACCAGTACAAGTCCATCCACAAGCAGCTTGCCAAAGTAAAGCCGGAAAAACGGGAACCGTTTGAACAGCGCCACAGCCGGGAACTGATCCTCTATGACGCAGCGGCCCGGTATCTGAAAGAACTGAAAGACAGCGGCGAGGCAATCACCCCAAAGGCATGGCAGCTGGAAATTGACCAGCTGGCCGCTGGAAAGCAGACGGACACGCTTGCCATGAAATCCATGCGGGAGGATTTGAAAGCAGTGGAACGGCTCCGCAAAACCGCCGAGCAGCTGTCCAGACAGGAACGGGACAAGTCTCACGACCGGGAGCCGGAGCGGTAAGGGCTACCGCGTTTCACGACATACTTTTGCACACAGAAAAACCGCCGTACAGGTTTCCCCATACGGCGGCAGACTGTTTATTTGCCGAACAAGTCGCTGTGTGTGCCGGTGCGGGCCAGCGTCAGCACCAGAACATCATCTTCTATGCGGTAGACAAGCAGCCAGTCCGGGAGAATGTGACATTCCCGATGGCCTGCCCAATCGCCGGACAGGTCATGGTCACGGTTCTTATCTGGCAGCGGTTCGCCCATCGCCAGCAACGCTACGACCTGCTCCAGCACCTCGATCTTCAAGCCACGCTTGATGGCTCGTTTGTAGTCTTTTTTGAAACTGGTCGTGTACTTGACGGTATATTTGGTTTCTTTCATCTTTTCAGGTCAGCAAATAACTCGTCAAGGTCATTGTAGCCCTTTACAGACGGGTCTTTTGCAATCCTTTCCGCTTCCAGCATGGCAGCAACCGTTTCTTTGTTCGGCTGTTCCAGCCTTACTTCAAAGGGAATGCCGCCTTCACGAAGCGACTGGCGCACAAAGATGTTAAACGCCGTAGTCAGGTTCATGCCAAGTTCAGTAAACAGTGCGTCCGCCTGCGCTTTCAAATCTGCGTCCATGCGGATACTGATGTTTGTGGTATTTCCAGCCATACGATCAACCCCTTTCTGCTGGCAATTATAGTATATGCCATTTGCACGAAGAAAACAATACTTTGCACGAATATTTAACAGTAAATTCATTGAAGGAGGTCACTGTATGAAGCAAATTATTTTGCCCGTCACTATCCACCTGAATATCCGCCTGCCCCTTGCCCTCTTGCAGCCGGAATCGGCAGACGCGCCCACTGGCCCGGAGCCGGAGGCCCATGCCTGCCAGGGCTGCGGCAACTGCGGCGGGTGTGGGAAGTGCCAGCATGAAAAAAAGCAAGCCTGAACCCGTCCCCGTCATGGACTACCGCCAGTACCGCAGAGCGCGGCGGCTGGTACATGAGTGCTGCAACTATGACGGCGGCCACTGTATCGCGCTGGATGATGGGGAGGAATGTGTCTGCGTCCAGTCCATTTCCTACTCCCTGTTGTGCCGGTGGTTCCGGGCGGCGGTGCTGCCGCTGGACAGAGAACTGGAAACGGCCCTGTTCCACCGCCTGGACGCCAAACGGTGCGCCGTCTGCGGGGCGCTGTTTACTCCCGGCTCCAACCGAGCCAAATACTGCCCGGAATGTGCCGCGCGCATGAAGCGGATCAACGCCGCAAAGCGCAAGCGGAAACAACGGGAGAAATGTCACGCTTTAGGGGCAGAAAAACCCTTGTAAATCAAGGCTTTTTTCGAGGGTGTCAAAGGCAGGCTGATAGGATTTATCCTCCGCCCCCTAAAACGGCCTTAAAATGCGTACAGAATCCCAAGAGAACCCCAAAGGAGGAACCCTATGTCAGACAACCGAAAATATTATTACCTGAAACTCAAAGAAAACTATTTTGACGATGATTCCATCGTGCTGCTGGAAAGTATGCAGGACGGTGTGCTGTATTCCAACATTCTGCTCAAGCTGTATCTGAAATCGCTGAAACATGGTGGACGGCTTCAACTTGACGAGGACATTCCTTACACGGCGCAGATGATCGCCACCATTACCCGCCAGCAGATCGGCACTGTGGAGAGAGCCTTGCAGATCTTTTTGAAGCTGGGTCTTGTGGAGGTGCTGGACAGCGGCACATTCTACATGAGCAACATCGAACTTTTAATCGGCCAGTCCTCTACCGAGGCTGAGCGAAAGCGGGCTGCGAGGCTCCAAAATAAGGCGCTTTCTGCGCTCCGGACAAGTGGCGGACATTTGTCCGACATTGGTCCACCAGAGATAGA from Blautia sp. SC05B48 encodes:
- a CDS encoding RNA polymerase sigma factor, coding for MQTINLKQYYPFCKEDIFLEVSDEIVEAFLLDKRAEAARDRKMFRYKAFYSLDCNDGIENAAIGWAQPSPEDHLIEKEELAEYEELIRRLYEAISSLPPMQARRVHARYMLGMKVKDIAAMEGITPSQAGKSIHAALRRLRRYFARQKWTVNL
- a CDS encoding DUF3847 domain-containing protein; translation: MNEKITAHPQKEEREKVLKEIRQLENRKKILENKQRNEERRVRTRRLIERGAILEGIFPLLPNLSGAEVKAFLIALSHLPGAVELTANLPKSGNTP
- the mobQ gene encoding MobQ family relaxase; protein product: MFPIDFCHIPVSIIKRSAGRSAVAAAAYRSGTKMTNEWDGMTHDYTRKGGIVHAEIMLPAHAPPEFADRSILWNSVEQIEKARDSQLAREIEAALPRELSGEQQLALVRAYVKDNFVDKGMCADFAIHDKGTGNPHVHIMLTLRPLKENGAWGAKCRKAYDLDENGQRIPDGKGGWKNHREDATNWNDKGNVEIWRAAWAAYTNRALESAGRPERIDHRSYKRQGIDKIPSVHLGPAASQMEKRGIRTDKGEVNRQIAADNKLLKEIKARITRLYRWSKAETEKPQTQQSSLTALWEAQQQLNAPHTRTGKIRALQERAALFSFLQANGIQSMQQLHEKIADMNSHYYDLRGRIVKTERRIAILTERGEMWEQYNQYKSIHKQLAKVKPEKREPFEQRHSRELILYDAAARYLKELKDSGEAITPKAWQLEIDQLAAGKQTDTLAMKSMREDLKAVERLRKTAEQLSRQERDKSHDREPER
- a CDS encoding type II toxin-antitoxin system YafQ family toxin, with translation MKETKYTVKYTTSFKKDYKRAIKRGLKIEVLEQVVALLAMGEPLPDKNRDHDLSGDWAGHRECHILPDWLLVYRIEDDVLVLTLARTGTHSDLFGK
- a CDS encoding type II toxin-antitoxin system RelB/DinJ family antitoxin, whose protein sequence is MAGNTTNISIRMDADLKAQADALFTELGMNLTTAFNIFVRQSLREGGIPFEVRLEQPNKETVAAMLEAERIAKDPSVKGYNDLDELFADLKR
- a CDS encoding cysteine-rich VLP domain-containing protein yields the protein MKKSKPEPVPVMDYRQYRRARRLVHECCNYDGGHCIALDDGEECVCVQSISYSLLCRWFRAAVLPLDRELETALFHRLDAKRCAVCGALFTPGSNRAKYCPECAARMKRINAAKRKRKQREKCHALGAEKPL
- a CDS encoding phage replisome organizer N-terminal domain-containing protein produces the protein MSDNRKYYYLKLKENYFDDDSIVLLESMQDGVLYSNILLKLYLKSLKHGGRLQLDEDIPYTAQMIATITRQQIGTVERALQIFLKLGLVEVLDSGTFYMSNIELLIGQSSTEAERKRAARLQNKALSALRTSGGHLSDIGPPEIEIELEKEIEIKREIEKGHSARAYGRYQNVFLTDEEMADLQASFPTVWGQYIEKLSEYMASTGKRYQSHAATIRRWAGEDAKKTIIPSRNRDYSVKEDETV